A window from Candidatus Effluviviaceae Genus V sp. encodes these proteins:
- the efp gene encoding elongation factor P: protein MATSNDFYNGMVIRKDGKLYSIVEFLHVKPGKGSAFVRSKLKEIKTGKVLDVTWRAGEKVDDVRLERSKVQFLYRDDFFHFMKMDTFEQLDLPPETVGDNAAYLKENLEVEMLFEGAEPIIIELPTHVELAVKKTDPGVKGDTVSGGTKPATMETGAVIQVPLFIEEGDVLRIDTRTGEYVSRV, encoded by the coding sequence ATGGCTACCAGCAACGACTTCTACAACGGAATGGTCATCCGCAAGGACGGAAAGCTCTACTCGATCGTCGAGTTCCTTCATGTCAAGCCGGGCAAGGGCAGCGCGTTCGTCAGAAGCAAGCTCAAGGAGATCAAGACCGGCAAGGTCCTCGACGTCACCTGGCGGGCCGGGGAGAAGGTCGACGACGTCCGCCTCGAGCGATCGAAGGTCCAGTTCCTCTACAGGGATGACTTCTTCCACTTCATGAAGATGGACACGTTCGAGCAGCTGGACCTGCCGCCGGAGACCGTCGGCGACAACGCCGCCTACCTCAAGGAGAATCTCGAGGTCGAGATGCTGTTCGAGGGCGCGGAGCCCATCATCATAGAGCTCCCGACCCATGTTGAGCTTGCTGTCAAGAAAACGGACCCCGGCGTCAAGGGTGACACGGTCTCGGGCGGCACGAAGCCCGCGACGATGGAGACGGGCGCCGTCATCCAGGTGCCGCTCTTCATCGAGGAGGGCGACGTCCTTCGCATCGACACCAGGACCGGTGAGTACGTCTCGAGGGTCTAG
- a CDS encoding tetratricopeptide repeat protein encodes MTLEPESLNGVVAHLEELQEAEGRGRTAASLAEAYRLQGRPEDAVRVAREAAGALPRHVAVRIALARALSDTGDTEGARRTYRDALTLDPENLEAMAALDESRSDAPAPPPVEEPEPPHAGTLSEELAHLSELFLEPRGPGQSPPEGGIATLTLAEIYARQGLLQRAIGVCEMLVERDPDDRKARERLETYRKRSADAELAGEAASAGR; translated from the coding sequence ATGACGCTCGAACCCGAGTCGTTGAACGGTGTCGTAGCGCACCTGGAGGAGCTTCAGGAGGCGGAGGGACGCGGCCGGACGGCGGCGTCACTTGCCGAGGCGTATCGTCTTCAGGGACGTCCGGAAGACGCCGTGCGGGTGGCCAGAGAGGCCGCCGGGGCGCTGCCGCGGCACGTCGCCGTGCGGATCGCGCTGGCCCGCGCGCTGAGCGACACGGGGGATACCGAGGGCGCGCGCCGGACCTACCGAGACGCCCTGACACTCGACCCTGAGAACCTCGAGGCGATGGCGGCCCTCGATGAGAGCCGCAGCGACGCGCCGGCCCCACCTCCAGTCGAGGAGCCGGAGCCGCCCCACGCCGGGACGCTCTCCGAGGAACTCGCTCATCTCTCGGAGCTCTTCCTTGAGCCGCGCGGACCCGGCCAGTCGCCTCCGGAGGGCGGCATCGCCACGCTGACGCTGGCGGAGATCTACGCCAGGCAGGGTCTCCTGCAACGCGCCATCGGCGTCTGCGAGATGCTTGTGGAACGGGACCCGGACGACAGGAAGGCCAGAGAGCGCCTCGAGACCTACAGGAAGCGCTCCGCCGACGCCGAGCTCGCGGGCGAGGCGGCATCGGCCGGGCGATAG
- a CDS encoding DUF4837 family protein, whose protein sequence is MRFPSRRERGCSRGATSSGTRSRTMRRIICLLPALLLMVSCSGPTISAVGESDDLVIVTAGGASDRLVRTAVGVAEQPVAWLLDEPVFASTVRTLDQIKRVTNRRHLLLVGTWEDELGAFAERRFEGLERGAPPEFVIATDVWAEGQVAAAVVGPDEKSVVAFLKERAAGIILEIELVSERRLARNLCSTGEADRRAAALIERFGWSLCLPDQYELFTTQEGEPFAFFRRTRPDRTVFVAWRQGDAADVTEDAATAWRQELSVKYLDGDEIERRRPFSAETARLAGRRAVRLRGWWANTELVGGGPFVSYCFAVPEQGRVYLVDASLFAPSFDKTALMRNLEAIVRTFRTGD, encoded by the coding sequence ATGCGCTTCCCGTCCCGCCGGGAGCGCGGCTGCTCTCGTGGCGCGACCTCTTCGGGGACAAGGAGTAGAACCATGAGACGCATCATCTGTCTGCTGCCGGCCCTCCTGTTGATGGTGTCCTGTTCCGGCCCCACGATCTCGGCGGTCGGCGAGAGCGACGACCTCGTCATCGTGACCGCCGGAGGCGCGTCCGACCGTCTTGTGCGAACGGCCGTCGGGGTGGCCGAGCAACCCGTCGCCTGGCTGCTCGACGAGCCCGTGTTCGCATCGACGGTCCGGACGCTCGACCAGATCAAGCGCGTCACCAACCGGCGACACCTCCTGCTGGTGGGCACCTGGGAGGACGAACTCGGCGCGTTCGCCGAGCGGCGGTTCGAAGGCCTCGAGCGGGGCGCGCCCCCGGAGTTCGTCATCGCAACCGATGTGTGGGCCGAGGGACAGGTGGCCGCGGCGGTCGTCGGCCCGGACGAGAAGTCGGTCGTGGCCTTTCTCAAAGAGCGCGCCGCGGGGATCATCTTGGAGATCGAACTCGTCTCGGAGCGTCGACTCGCCCGGAACCTCTGCTCGACAGGGGAGGCGGACCGGAGGGCCGCGGCCCTCATCGAGCGATTCGGGTGGTCGCTTTGCCTGCCCGACCAGTATGAGCTGTTCACGACGCAGGAGGGCGAACCGTTCGCTTTCTTCCGCCGCACGAGACCCGACAGAACGGTGTTCGTCGCCTGGAGGCAGGGAGACGCAGCCGACGTGACCGAGGATGCCGCAACGGCCTGGCGCCAGGAACTGTCGGTGAAGTACCTGGACGGAGACGAGATCGAACGAAGGCGACCGTTCTCTGCAGAGACGGCCCGCCTGGCCGGTCGGCGGGCCGTGCGGCTCAGAGGATGGTGGGCCAACACGGAGCTGGTCGGCGGAGGTCCGTTCGTCTCGTACTGCTTCGCCGTGCCGGAACAGGGGAGGGTCTACCTGGTCGACGCAAGTCTCTTCGCCCCGAGCTTCGACAAGACGGCCCTGATGCGGAACCTGGAGGCCATTGTCAGGACCTTCCGGACCGGGGACTGA
- a CDS encoding tetratricopeptide repeat protein, with product MRRNTRFSALVLLAALLPAAGASAVALPTAVRVERASEFFSRYSIARLMELEGLYSSALVQYRRAESVEPGHCETRAAIARVLLSMRRLDEAREAALEAEERCPEDLEVVALRARIELADERPAVAESLLVALTERGDPPRRITVLLAGALVGQDRAEEAEALLAERAAEDSLAADIAFEHARTLLLLDRVDEALAELRRSHHLDPTNPSVAGLLSRLLLASGHTEEGVRLLERFLGSGASESEYIALARGYSELGRPERALEVLDEVTERDGMSEAVVNARASILFAAGDSTAAIGVYEQVLEENPESVPALNFVAYTLAEWGTRLDDALRYARKAVALEPDDPRILDTLGWVYYKLGRYEDAVRELERAIEAGAEDPVIFEHLADAYEHTGRVDEARAMRERARRTDDQEDPR from the coding sequence ATGAGAAGGAACACGCGGTTCTCAGCACTCGTTCTCCTGGCCGCTCTTCTTCCGGCGGCCGGGGCCTCGGCCGTCGCCCTGCCGACGGCGGTGCGCGTCGAACGGGCATCGGAGTTCTTCAGCCGCTACAGTATCGCCAGGCTGATGGAGCTCGAGGGGCTCTACTCGAGCGCGCTCGTGCAGTACCGGCGCGCGGAGTCCGTCGAGCCCGGTCACTGTGAGACCCGCGCCGCGATCGCCAGAGTGCTTCTCTCGATGAGACGGCTCGATGAGGCGAGGGAGGCCGCACTCGAGGCTGAGGAGCGCTGCCCGGAGGATCTCGAGGTCGTGGCGCTTCGCGCGAGGATCGAGCTGGCGGACGAGCGGCCGGCGGTCGCGGAGTCGCTCCTGGTGGCTCTGACCGAACGTGGAGACCCGCCGCGCCGGATCACGGTTCTCCTGGCGGGCGCCCTCGTCGGTCAGGACAGGGCCGAGGAAGCCGAGGCGCTGCTCGCGGAGAGGGCGGCCGAGGACTCCCTCGCGGCCGACATCGCATTCGAACATGCCCGCACGCTGCTGCTGCTCGACCGCGTCGACGAGGCGCTCGCCGAGCTCCGGCGTTCTCACCATCTGGACCCTACCAACCCGTCCGTCGCGGGACTCCTCTCGCGGCTTCTTCTGGCCAGCGGGCACACGGAGGAGGGCGTCAGACTGCTGGAGCGGTTCCTCGGAAGCGGAGCCTCGGAGTCGGAGTACATAGCGCTCGCCCGGGGATACTCCGAGCTGGGACGCCCGGAGCGCGCCCTCGAGGTGTTGGACGAGGTCACCGAGCGTGACGGCATGTCCGAGGCCGTCGTCAACGCCAGGGCATCGATCCTCTTCGCTGCCGGCGACTCCACGGCGGCCATCGGGGTCTACGAGCAGGTGCTCGAGGAGAACCCGGAATCGGTCCCGGCACTCAACTTCGTGGCCTACACACTCGCGGAGTGGGGAACCAGACTTGACGACGCCCTCCGGTACGCTCGGAAGGCCGTCGCGCTCGAACCCGACGACCCCCGTATCCTGGACACTCTCGGGTGGGTCTACTACAAGCTCGGTCGTTACGAGGACGCGGTCCGCGAGCTCGAACGTGCGATCGAGGCGGGGGCCGAGGACCCCGTCATCTTCGAACACCTGGCCGACGCCTACGAACACACCGGCCGCGTCGATGAGGCGCGGGCGATGCGTGAGCGCGCACGCCGGACGGACGACCAGGAGGACCCCAGGTGA